The stretch of DNA CATTCCAGCCTCACCGTCTGGAACGCGTCGTCGAGCGCCAAGACGCTCGGCATCATGCTGTTCGTCACCGTGGTGTTGCTGCCGATCGTGCTGGCCTACACCGCCTGGGCCTACAAGGTGATGTTCGGTCGCGTGACCGCCCAGGAGGTCGCGACCAATCCCGACTTCTACTGACCCCGCCTCACTAAGGACATCTGATCATGTGGTATTTCACCTGGGTGCTCGGCCTCGGACTCGCTATCGGCTTCGGCATCCTCAACGGCATCTGGCATGAATTCCACCTGCCGATCGACAACGATCTGGACGCAGCGGACAAGTCGTGACGGACGCGTAAAGAATTCGCGCGGATATCGGGGGCCTTCAGACTATACCGGGTCGATGGCCAACCCCGATATCTGCACGGACTGCGCGGTCCGCGACAAGGCCTTGTGCAGCAGTCTCAGCGACGGCGAGCTGAGTGCGCTGAATACCCTCGGCCGTCGTCGCACCATCGCGCGCGGCCAGACGCTGATCTGGGCGGGCGATGAGAGCATCATCTGCGCGAACCTGTTGTCGGGCGTGCTCAAACTGGTGGCGGCGACACCCGATGGTCGCGAGCAGATCGTCGGGCTGCTCTACCCCGCCGATTTCGTCGGTCAGCCCTATGCCGGCCAGGCCGATTTCACGATTACCGCATTGACCGAATCCGAGCTGTGCATCTTCCCGCGCGCTGCGTTCGAACGCGTGCTGGAGGATCACGCGCGGATGGAGCGGCTGTTGTTGCAGCGGACGCTCGCGGCGCTCGGCGTCGCGCGCACGCGGATGTTGTCGCTCGCGCGCCAATCCGCGCAGGAGAAGATCGCCGGCTTCCTGGTCGACATGGCGTTGCGCGCCACCGCGACCGGATGTCGCGCGACGCCGGACGGGCCGATGACGTTCGACCTGCCGCTCACGCGCGGACAGATCGCCGACGTGCTCGGGCTGACGATCGAGACTGTGAGCCGTCAGATGACCCGGCTCAGGACCGCCGGCGTGATCGCCCTCCCCGGCGGCCGCGCGATCACCATCTCCGATCCCGATGCGCTGCAAGGGCGCGCCGAAGCGGCCTGACCCACGCGCACGGGTCTGCGAACGCATCGGTACATTCCCTCCTCCGCGATGGATCGGTGAAGAGTTCGGGTTTCGCGTCCCGCTGTCGCTTCGCAAGCCCCTTATCGACTCTGCGGCCTTTCTGCCCACGCCTTCAAGATCGCGGCGCTATCGGTATTCTGCGCTGGCGCCCCCATGCCCGGCGTCGCGGAGAAGCGCGGAGCCGGCATCGGCTGCATCGGCCCGGCGGGTGCCGCGAAGGTTGCGCGGGCGCGGTTGTGGGGATGGTGGGGCGCTTCGGCAAGCGAGAGGACCGGCGTCACGCAGGCGTCCGTACCCGCGAACACCTCCGCCCAGTCGTCCCGCGATCGTTCCGCGAACCGCGTTGCGAAGGCGTGTGCCAGCGCCGGCCAGGCGGATCGGTCGAACTGGTCGATTGTGGTCGCATCCAGCGCCAGACCGGCGAGCAGCGCGGCGAAGAACGCAGGCTCGATCGCACCGACCGCGACATGTTTTCGATCGGCACACGGATAGGTCCGATAGAAGGGTGCGCCGCCGTCGAGCAGGTTCGCCGCGCGCATGTCGCGCCAATGGCCGGCCGCATGCATTGCGTAGAACATGCTCATCAACAGCGCGCTGCCGTCGGTCATCGCCGCGTCGACCACCTGCCCCGCCCCCGTCGTCCGGGCCGAAACCAGCGCCGCGGTCACGCCAAGCGCCAGCAGCATAGACCCGCCGCCATAGTCGCCGATCAGGTTCAGCGGCGGCACCGGACGGTCCGCCCCGCCGATCGCGTGCAGCGCGCCGGTAAGCGCGATGTAGTTAATGTCATGGCCCGCACTCCTTGCCAGCGGCCCGGTCTGCCCCCACCCCGTCATCCGCCCGTAGACCAGCGCCGGGTTGGCCGCGAGACACGCGTCGGGACCCAACCCCAGCCGCTCCATCACGCCCGGCCGGTTCCCCTCCAGCACCACATCGGCACGGGCGACGATCACCAGCGCGGTACCGCGATCCACCGCGCTCTTCAGGTCGAGCGTGATGCATCGACGCCCACGCCCCAGGATCGGCCCGTCGGCACTGGGACTCGGCGACCGCCCGGTCCGCGATATACGGACGATATCACACCCGAAATCCGCGAGGATCATCGCCGCCAGCGGCACCGGCCCTATCGCGTCGAACTCGACGACCCGGACGCCCGCCAGCGGCCCGCCGGTCACGTCCTTGCCTCGGCAAGCAGGCTGGCCTTGGCCCAATGCGCCTCGCCAATCCCGTAATAGCGTACCGACAGCGTCTGGTCCGGCCCGACCGCTTCCCCGCGACTCCGCATCCCGTCTCCCTCGCGTCCGCTTGTGCGGATCAGGCGACGATTGTGGCACGTCGTTCGCCCCCAGCATAGTCGCTCGCGACCAGCTTTCGCCAATCGGCTGAAACAGTGCGGTGTCCCTGACGGACCGCATTCCCCGCACAATCTCCCCCCCAATGCCGACGTTCGACCTATCGGTGCAACAGACCCTCGGGATCACGGTCGAGCGAGCCACCCTCTATGACACGACCATCATCATAAGTGACAACGGGACCCTCTCCTACGAGCATTGCGCCGACGTCACCCGTCACGACAAATGTCTCGGATTGGCAGAAGAACGCCCAGCCTACCGAGAGACGTCGTGCCTTGAGCGGCCCTCGCGCCAACGCCTCGCCTATCCGGCTTCCTCAACACGTAGAAAACTGTCGCTGGCATCTGTCACTGTCAGCTGATCTCGGAAAAAGCCAATCGGGGAGGGTTTGAAAACAGGTGAACGCCGCAGGTGAGACGATTGTTAGTCCGCCTGATAATATTGGTCGCCAAGCGGGACGCCGGCGCGATGACCCGCATGGTACCGTAGCGCGAATTTCGACACACCCTGTTGCGGGCCGTCGCGGGCATGGGTCTATGGGCCATGACGAAAACGTTCAGCATACTCGGTCGGAACATCCGCGACATCCCGAGCTTCTATAGCGAGATCAACCGGGTGTTCATGATCGGCGCAGAGTTTCGCCTCGGCGACAGCCTCGATGCGTTGAACGACCTGTTCTATGGCGGCTACGGCGCGATCGACGGACGCGAGCCCGTCCGTATCGTCTGGCATGACATGGCCGCAAGCAAGGCGACACTCGGCGCGGAGGCGACCCGTGCGTTTCTGGTTGAAAAACTCCGCCGTCCGGATGTGTTCAACATGGACCTGATCGAGGGGCAACTGGAAGCGCTCGACGGGGGCACGGGACAGACGTATTTCGAGATCATACTCCAGATCATCGGCGACCATCCGAACATCGCGCTCGTGGCGGCGTGAACGACGGCATCTTCACCGAGAAGGGCGAGGTCGGCGACACCGTTACGCCCGGCGTCGCGCCATCGGTGCAATTGCGGCCGCGCCATGCTGGCTGTACGCCCTGCCCAATCCCCCTCCCGACGAGCATCCCCCCGCCATGAAACTCGCCGATCTGGCCGCGCTAGCAGGCGTTTCGACCGCAACGGTGTCGCGCGCCTTGGCAGGACATCCGTCCGTCAATGCCCAGACGCGGGACCGCATTCGCGTGCTGGCGCGCGAGCATGATGTGCGGCCGAACCAGCTGGCCCGCAATCTGCGCCTGAAAAGCACAGGCGCGATCGGCCTGGTGCTGCCGCTTGGCCATGCGCGCACCCAGCATCTGACCGACCCCTTTTTCCTGTCGCTGCTGGGGTTCCTTGCCGATCTGCTGGTCGAGCGCGGCTATGACATCTTGTTGTCGCGGGTCATTCCCGATGCCGACGACTGGCTCGAACGCGTGGTCGACAGCGGGCGGATCGACGGGCTCCTGCTGGTCGGCCAATCGGATCAGTTCGACGTGATCGAGCGGGTCGCGCAACGCTATCGTCCGCTAGTGGTGTGGGGGGCGCACCGGGACGGGCAGCATCATCTGACGATCGGATCGGACAATGTCGCGGGCGGCGGAATGGCGGCGCGACACCTGATCGCACAGGGGCGCAAACGGCTGCTGTTCGTCGGCGACCCTGCCCCGCCCGAGTTCGCGGACCGGCTGGGCGGATTCGCGGCCGCGGCCGACGAAGCGGGATTGCCGTGCGAGATACTGGCGACGCCGATGACGCCGGAAGTGGTGCACGCGGCCGTCGCCGCGCGGCTTGCCACGGGCGCGATACCCGACGCGATCTTCGCAGCGTCCGACGTCGCTGCGATGAGCGTGCTGCGCGCGCTGACTGAGGCGGGAATAGACATTCCCGGCACGACCGCGGTGATCGGCTATGACGACGTGACGCTCGCCGCGCATACCTCGCCGTCGCTGACGACGATCCGCCAGGACCTTGAGATCGGGACCGAATTGATGGTCGACCGACTGCTCAAGCGCATTGCGGGCGAGCCGGCGGACTCCGCGATCGTCCCGCCCGTGCTGATCCCGCGACAGTCCGCCTGACACCAACCAACGCAGTCTCACAATCGATTGCAGGAATCGGTTGCAATCGATTGCGGAAGCAGTAGGAGGCGGTCTTGGGCTTCTGAGAAAGCCGCTCGCAGGGAGGATCGCATGAAAGTTCGTCACGCATTGCTGGCCGGCATCGCCGCCGCATCGTTCGCCACCGCAGGGGCTGCGCAGACCGCGCCGCAGACGGATCCGCAGGTCGACGCCGCCGCGGCGCCCGCCGCAGACGTCCCGCAGGACGACATCGTCGTGACCGCGGTCGCGCGCGGCACGAACCGGCTCAACACCTCGATCACGACCAGCTCGATCACGTCGGACGCGCTGGTCCAGCTCGCACCGCGCACCTCGGGCGAGCTGCTGCGCAACCTGCCCGGCATCCGCGTCGAGGCGTCGGGCGGCGACGGCAATGCGAATATCTCGGTGCGCGGCCTACCCGTCGCGTCGGGCGGCTCGAAGTTCCTGCAGCTGCAGGAAGACGGCCTGCCGATCCTCGAGTTCGGCGACATCACCTTCGGCAACGCCGACAACTTCCTGCGCGCCGATTTCAACGTCCGGACGATCGAGTCGGTGCGCGGCGGCTCGGCCTCGACCTTCGCCTCCAACTCGCCCGGCGGCGTCATCAACTTCCTGTCGAAGACGGGCGAGCAGGAAGGCGGCGCGTTCCAGCTGTCGAGCGGGCTCGACTACCGCGAATTTCGCGTCGACTTCGACCAGGGCGGCAAGCTGTCCGACTCGCTGACCTATCATTTCGGCGGCTTCTACCGGATCGGCGACGGTCAGCGACAGGTCGGCTATGACGGCGTGAAGGGCGGCCAGTTCAAGGCGAACATCACCAAGTCGTTCGGCGACGGCAGCTATGTCCGGCTGTACGGCAAGTATCTCGACGACCGCGCGATCGGCTACCTGCCGAACCCGGTGCAGGTGACCGGCACCAACAGCGATCCGACGTACACCAACCTGCCGAACTTCTCGATCAACAACGGCACGCTGCACAGCGGCAACATCCGCACCGTGCAAGGCCTCGACGGCAACAACCAGCTGACAACGCGCTCGATCGCCGACGGCCAGCATCCGGTGGTCTATTCGGCAGGGCTGGAGACGCAGATCCCGGTCGCCGACGGCTGGAACATCGTCGAGCGCTTCCGCTATTCGGATATCTCGGGCGGTTTCACCTCGCCGTTCCCGTCCGCGGTCGACTCCGCGCAGACGATCGCCAACGGCATCGGCGGTGCCGGCGCGCAGCTGTTCTACGCAAGCGGGTCGCAGGCGGGCCAGCGGATCGCCAACCCGGCGTCGCTCAACGGCAACGGCCTGCTCGCAAACGTCGTCCTGTTCGACGTCGACCTGAAAAGCCTCAACAACATCACCAACGACATCCGCCTCAACGGCTCGGTGCCGCTGGGCTCGGGAACGCTCGCGATCACCGGCGGCTTCTATGCGTCGCGCCAGGACATCAAGAGCGACTGGCTGTGGAATTCGTTCGTCCAGACCGTCGCCGATGACGGGCGGTCGGAACTCGTCGACATCCGCACCGCCGCCGGCGTGCCGGTGACGCAGGGCGGCCAGCAGAGCTTCTCGGCGCAAGGCTTCGGCAATTGCTGCCGCCGGTCGTACGATCTCGACTACACGACCTACGCGCCGTTCGCGCAGCTCGGGCTGGAGATCGGCCGGTTCAACATCGACGGCTCGCTGCGCTACGACTTCGGTCGCGCGCGGGGCAGCGTCGCCGGCGCCGATCTGGGTGCAGGCTTCGGCAGCGGCATCACGACGTTCGACATCAACGGCGACGGCGTGATCTCGGCCGCCGAGCGCCAGGTCGCGGTGATCCCGACGCGCCGCTCGCCGCTCAACTACAATTATGATTACCTGTCCTACTCGGGCGGCGCGAACTATCGCCTGACCGACAGCACCGCGGTGTTCGCGCGCTATAGCCGCGGGGGACGCGCCAATGCGGATCGCCTGTTGTTCGGCCCGTCGATCAACACGACCACCGGCGGCCTGACCGACGAAGGCGCGGCGGTCGATTTCGTCCGCCAGTTGGAAGGCGGGTTCAAGTTCCGTCACAATGGCCTGTCGCTCTACGCCACCGGGTTCTGGGCGCGTACCGAGGAGCAGAATTTCGAGGCGACGACGCAGCGTTTCTTCAACCGCGAATATGAAGCCAAGGGCGTCGAGCTCGAGGGTCGGATCGCACGCGGGCCGTTCTCGCTGTCGGCAGGCGGCACCTATACTGATGCCGAGATCACCAAGGATGTGCTCAACCCCGCGGTCGAGGGCAACCGCCCGCGGCGCCAGGCCAAGTTCATCTTCCAGGCGACCCCGCAGGTCGATATCGGCCGGCTGACCGTCGGCGCGAACGTGATCGGCACCACCGACAGCTTCGCACAGGACAACAACGTCCTGAAGATGCCCGGCTATACGCAGGTCAACGCGTTCGTGTCGGTGCGCCCGGCAGAGAACGTCACGCTGTCGGTCAACGGCAACAACCTGTTTGACGTGAAGGGCATCACCGAAGCGGAGGAAGGCGCGATCCCGACCAACGGCATCATCCGTGCCCGCTCGATCACCGGCCGGACGATCTCCGCCGCGGTCCGCGTCGGCTTCTGATCGGACCGGTGACCATGACACCATCCTCGACCGAGCGCCGCCTGGACGCGCTGGCCCCCCGCCTGAAACGACAGCTCGAACGGCTGTACGGGGCGGACAGGCTTGCGGCGCTCTGGCCGCGGATGGAGACGATCCTTCGCGACCGGGCGAGCGATCGACCAGCGGCGATGGTCGCGCTCGACGAGGCGCGGCTGGCCGATCCCGACTGGTTCGTGGCGCCCGACATGCTGGGCTATTCGACCTATGTCGACCGGTTCGCAGGCACGGTCGGCGGGCTGATCGACAAGGTGGACCATCTCGAGTCGCTCGGGGTGCGCTACCTTCACCTGCTCGCGTTGTTGAAGGCGCGCGAGGGCGACAGCGACGGCGGCTTCGCGGTCGCCGACTATCTGGCGATCGAGCCGCGGCTCGGGACGATGGCGGATGTCGAGCGGCTGGCGGCACGGCTGCGCGCCGGGCGGATCAGCCTGTGCGTCGACCTCGCGCTCAATCACACCGCGGACGATCACCCTTGGGCGAAGGCCGCGCAGGCGGGCGATCCGCACTACCGCGCCTTCTACCACGTGCTCGGCGACGACGAGGCGCAGGCCTATGAGGCCGCCCTCCCCGAGGTGTTCCCGACGACCGCGCCGGGCAATTTCACTACGGTCCCGGCGATGGGCGGACAGGTCTGGACGACCTTCTATCCGTTCCAATGGGACCTGAACTGGTCGAACCCCGAAGTCATGCTCGCGATCGTCGATACGATGCTGCGGCTGGCGAACCACGGCTTCGAGGCGTTCCGGCTCGACTCGATCGCCTTCCTGTGGAAGCAGCTGGGCACTGATTGCCGCAACCGGCCAGAGGCGCATTCCATCGTCCGGGCGCTGCGTGCCGCACTCGACATCGTCGCGCCGGCTACGCTGCTGAAAGCTGAGGCGATCGTGCCGACAGCGCTGGTCCCGCCCTATTTCGGCGCGGACGAGGGCGCGGACTGGAATGGCGGGTTCGAGCCCGAATGCCATCTGGTCTACAATAATTCGCTGATGGTCGCGGGCTGGGTCGCGCTTGCCGAACAGTCCGCCACGCTGCCGCATGCGATCGTCGAGGCGAGCGGCGGGCTGCCGCGCGGCGCCAACTGGCTGAGCTATGCGCGCTGCCACGACGATATCGGCTGGGGCGCGGTGATCGGCGATCTCGCCGGGATCGACGCGGACCCGGTCGCACGGTTGAAGACGGCCGCGCGCTTCCTCGAAGGCGGCGACGGCAGCTGGGCGCGTGGCGCACCGTTCCAGTCCGACGGATCGGTGCTGCACGGATCGAACGGGACGATGGCCTCGCTTGCCGGTCTCGAAGCCGCGACGGACGAGGAGGCGCGCGAGATGGCGTTTCGGCGGATCGCGCTGCTGAGCGCGCTGTCGATCGCGAGCGGCGGTCTGGCGACGACCTATATGGGCGACGAGGCCGGGTTGCTCAACGACACCGGGTATCTCGACGATCCCGAGCGGGCGCACGAAGGGCGCTGGCTGCACCGGCCGAAGATGGATTGGGCAGCGCTCGACGGTCCCGCCGCGCGGCGGATCAGTGGCGATCTGGACGCGTTGCGGGCCGCACGTATCGCGAGTGGCGGTGCCGGTTCGCCGACCGCGATCACGACGGACGCCCCTGCCCTGCTCGGCATCGGCTGCGGCAGCGACCGCGTGTTCCTGAACTTCTCCGACGCGGCCGTACATGTCGGTGGCTTGGCAGGTTGGCAGGATCGATTGTCGGAACAGGCTTGCGGCGACACTGTCGCCG from Sphingomonas sp. HMP9 encodes:
- a CDS encoding alpha-amylase family glycosyl hydrolase, with amino-acid sequence MTPSSTERRLDALAPRLKRQLERLYGADRLAALWPRMETILRDRASDRPAAMVALDEARLADPDWFVAPDMLGYSTYVDRFAGTVGGLIDKVDHLESLGVRYLHLLALLKAREGDSDGGFAVADYLAIEPRLGTMADVERLAARLRAGRISLCVDLALNHTADDHPWAKAAQAGDPHYRAFYHVLGDDEAQAYEAALPEVFPTTAPGNFTTVPAMGGQVWTTFYPFQWDLNWSNPEVMLAIVDTMLRLANHGFEAFRLDSIAFLWKQLGTDCRNRPEAHSIVRALRAALDIVAPATLLKAEAIVPTALVPPYFGADEGADWNGGFEPECHLVYNNSLMVAGWVALAEQSATLPHAIVEASGGLPRGANWLSYARCHDDIGWGAVIGDLAGIDADPVARLKTAARFLEGGDGSWARGAPFQSDGSVLHGSNGTMASLAGLEAATDEEAREMAFRRIALLSALSIASGGLATTYMGDEAGLLNDTGYLDDPERAHEGRWLHRPKMDWAALDGPAARRISGDLDALRAARIASGGAGSPTAITTDAPALLGIGCGSDRVFLNFSDAAVHVGGLAGWQDRLSEQACGDTVAVEPWGVVWASPAG
- a CDS encoding Crp/Fnr family transcriptional regulator, with translation MANPDICTDCAVRDKALCSSLSDGELSALNTLGRRRTIARGQTLIWAGDESIICANLLSGVLKLVAATPDGREQIVGLLYPADFVGQPYAGQADFTITALTESELCIFPRAAFERVLEDHARMERLLLQRTLAALGVARTRMLSLARQSAQEKIAGFLVDMALRATATGCRATPDGPMTFDLPLTRGQIADVLGLTIETVSRQMTRLRTAGVIALPGGRAITISDPDALQGRAEAA
- a CDS encoding LacI family DNA-binding transcriptional regulator, whose amino-acid sequence is MKLADLAALAGVSTATVSRALAGHPSVNAQTRDRIRVLAREHDVRPNQLARNLRLKSTGAIGLVLPLGHARTQHLTDPFFLSLLGFLADLLVERGYDILLSRVIPDADDWLERVVDSGRIDGLLLVGQSDQFDVIERVAQRYRPLVVWGAHRDGQHHLTIGSDNVAGGGMAARHLIAQGRKRLLFVGDPAPPEFADRLGGFAAAADEAGLPCEILATPMTPEVVHAAVAARLATGAIPDAIFAASDVAAMSVLRALTEAGIDIPGTTAVIGYDDVTLAAHTSPSLTTIRQDLEIGTELMVDRLLKRIAGEPADSAIVPPVLIPRQSA
- a CDS encoding CaiB/BaiF CoA transferase family protein translates to MTGGPLAGVRVVEFDAIGPVPLAAMILADFGCDIVRISRTGRSPSPSADGPILGRGRRCITLDLKSAVDRGTALVIVARADVVLEGNRPGVMERLGLGPDACLAANPALVYGRMTGWGQTGPLARSAGHDINYIALTGALHAIGGADRPVPPLNLIGDYGGGSMLLALGVTAALVSARTTGAGQVVDAAMTDGSALLMSMFYAMHAAGHWRDMRAANLLDGGAPFYRTYPCADRKHVAVGAIEPAFFAALLAGLALDATTIDQFDRSAWPALAHAFATRFAERSRDDWAEVFAGTDACVTPVLSLAEAPHHPHNRARATFAAPAGPMQPMPAPRFSATPGMGAPAQNTDSAAILKAWAERPQSR
- a CDS encoding TonB-dependent receptor domain-containing protein, encoding MKVRHALLAGIAAASFATAGAAQTAPQTDPQVDAAAAPAADVPQDDIVVTAVARGTNRLNTSITTSSITSDALVQLAPRTSGELLRNLPGIRVEASGGDGNANISVRGLPVASGGSKFLQLQEDGLPILEFGDITFGNADNFLRADFNVRTIESVRGGSASTFASNSPGGVINFLSKTGEQEGGAFQLSSGLDYREFRVDFDQGGKLSDSLTYHFGGFYRIGDGQRQVGYDGVKGGQFKANITKSFGDGSYVRLYGKYLDDRAIGYLPNPVQVTGTNSDPTYTNLPNFSINNGTLHSGNIRTVQGLDGNNQLTTRSIADGQHPVVYSAGLETQIPVADGWNIVERFRYSDISGGFTSPFPSAVDSAQTIANGIGGAGAQLFYASGSQAGQRIANPASLNGNGLLANVVLFDVDLKSLNNITNDIRLNGSVPLGSGTLAITGGFYASRQDIKSDWLWNSFVQTVADDGRSELVDIRTAAGVPVTQGGQQSFSAQGFGNCCRRSYDLDYTTYAPFAQLGLEIGRFNIDGSLRYDFGRARGSVAGADLGAGFGSGITTFDINGDGVISAAERQVAVIPTRRSPLNYNYDYLSYSGGANYRLTDSTAVFARYSRGGRANADRLLFGPSINTTTGGLTDEGAAVDFVRQLEGGFKFRHNGLSLYATGFWARTEEQNFEATTQRFFNREYEAKGVELEGRIARGPFSLSAGGTYTDAEITKDVLNPAVEGNRPRRQAKFIFQATPQVDIGRLTVGANVIGTTDSFAQDNNVLKMPGYTQVNAFVSVRPAENVTLSVNGNNLFDVKGITEAEEGAIPTNGIIRARSITGRTISAAVRVGF
- a CDS encoding barstar family protein; amino-acid sequence: MTKTFSILGRNIRDIPSFYSEINRVFMIGAEFRLGDSLDALNDLFYGGYGAIDGREPVRIVWHDMAASKATLGAEATRAFLVEKLRRPDVFNMDLIEGQLEALDGGTGQTYFEIILQIIGDHPNIALVAA
- the cydX gene encoding cytochrome bd-I oxidase subunit CydX, with protein sequence MWYFTWVLGLGLAIGFGILNGIWHEFHLPIDNDLDAADKS